A genomic region of Friedmanniella luteola contains the following coding sequences:
- a CDS encoding winged helix-turn-helix domain-containing protein, protein MPARESLSAAEVRRVAVAAQGLAAPRPERVVGLRDVQAVTSRLGQFQIDSVNVVTRAHFVPLYSRLGPYDTGLLERAAHRPPRRLYEYWGHAASLLDVNLQPLLRFRAQQGYRDVWSGVERAAREQPGLVEHVRAQVAARGPVSARQLEVVEQRDRSQWGWNWSAVKTVLEWLFYCGEVTSAWRNSQFERVYDLPERVLPAAVLAAPTPSPEDSVRGLVARAARALGVASEPSLRDYFRTRPGMTQQAVAELVEDGLLLPVRVTGRAGRPLYLWHEARVPRRVRARALLSPFDSMVFERARLQELFGFHYRIEIYVPQERRVHGYYVYPFLLDDAFVARVDLKADRAAGVLRVHGAWAEPGQATPEVAEELAAELVSLTGWLGLTGVVPPTGGDLAGLLGPALARAA, encoded by the coding sequence ATGCCTGCACGTGAGTCCCTGAGCGCTGCCGAGGTCCGCCGGGTCGCGGTGGCCGCGCAGGGCCTCGCCGCGCCGCGACCGGAGCGGGTGGTGGGCCTGCGGGACGTGCAGGCGGTGACCAGCCGGCTGGGCCAGTTCCAGATCGACTCGGTCAACGTCGTCACCCGGGCCCACTTCGTCCCGCTCTACTCCCGGCTGGGGCCCTACGACACCGGGTTGCTGGAGCGGGCGGCCCACCGCCCGCCCCGCCGGCTGTACGAGTACTGGGGGCACGCGGCCAGCCTGCTCGACGTCAACCTGCAGCCCCTGCTGCGCTTCCGCGCCCAGCAGGGCTACCGGGACGTGTGGAGCGGGGTGGAGCGCGCGGCCCGCGAGCAGCCGGGGCTCGTCGAGCACGTGCGGGCGCAGGTGGCGGCGCGAGGACCGGTCAGCGCCCGGCAGCTCGAGGTGGTCGAGCAGCGCGACCGCAGCCAGTGGGGTTGGAACTGGTCGGCGGTGAAGACGGTGCTGGAGTGGCTCTTCTACTGCGGTGAGGTGACCTCGGCCTGGCGGAACAGCCAGTTCGAGCGCGTCTACGACCTGCCCGAGCGCGTCCTCCCGGCCGCGGTGCTGGCCGCGCCGACCCCCTCGCCCGAGGACTCGGTGCGCGGCCTGGTGGCCCGGGCGGCACGGGCGCTGGGGGTGGCCAGCGAGCCCAGCCTGCGGGACTACTTCCGGACGCGGCCCGGGATGACGCAGCAGGCGGTGGCGGAGCTGGTCGAGGACGGGCTGCTGCTGCCCGTCCGGGTGACGGGCCGCGCCGGACGCCCGCTCTACCTGTGGCACGAGGCGCGCGTGCCCCGCCGGGTCCGGGCCCGCGCCCTGCTCAGCCCGTTCGACTCGATGGTGTTCGAGCGGGCCCGGCTGCAGGAGCTCTTCGGGTTCCACTACCGGATCGAGATCTACGTCCCGCAGGAGCGCCGGGTGCACGGCTACTACGTCTACCCGTTCCTCCTCGACGACGCGTTCGTCGCCCGCGTCGACCTCAAGGCGGACCGCGCGGCCGGGGTGCTCCGGGTGCACGGGGCGTGGGCGGAGCCCGGCCAGGCCACGCCGGAGGTGGCCGAGGAGCTGGCCGCCGAGCTGGTGTCGCTGACCGGCTGGCTCGGGCTGACGGGCGTGGTGCCGCCGACCGGCGGTGACCTGGCCGGGCTGCTGGGGCCGGCGCTGGCGCGGGCCGCGTGA
- the hpf gene encoding ribosome hibernation-promoting factor, HPF/YfiA family, translating to MDVVVKGRHCSVSDQFRQYVDEKINRLEKLDDRVIRVEVEVSAERNKRQHDQAARVEITLRTKGPVVRAEAAAEDKNAAFDMALDRLMAQLRRAADRKRVHHGQRAPQSLKSGLDVAEPPLTPADAETNGSHTVAGIEVQGDGPLVVREKSHPAVPMTLDQALMAMELVGHDFYLYIDAEHHTPSVVYRRRAYDYGVIRLTTADELADAVS from the coding sequence ATGGATGTTGTCGTCAAGGGCCGGCACTGCTCGGTGTCGGACCAGTTCCGGCAGTACGTCGACGAGAAGATCAACCGCCTCGAGAAGCTCGACGACCGGGTGATCCGCGTCGAGGTCGAGGTGTCGGCGGAACGGAACAAGCGACAGCACGACCAGGCGGCCCGGGTCGAGATCACCCTGCGCACCAAGGGTCCCGTCGTGCGTGCCGAGGCGGCCGCCGAGGACAAGAACGCCGCGTTCGACATGGCGCTCGACCGGCTGATGGCCCAGCTGCGTCGCGCCGCGGACCGCAAGCGCGTCCACCACGGGCAGCGCGCCCCGCAGTCGCTCAAGAGCGGTCTCGACGTCGCCGAGCCTCCCCTGACCCCGGCCGACGCCGAGACCAACGGGAGCCACACCGTCGCCGGCATCGAGGTGCAGGGCGACGGCCCGCTCGTGGTCCGCGAGAAGAGCCACCCCGCCGTCCCGATGACCCTGGACCAGGCGCTGATGGCCATGGAGCTCGTCGGCCACGACTTCTACCTCTACATCGACGCCGAGCACCACACCCCGAGCGTCGTCTACCGCCGCCGCGCGTACGACTACGGCGTCATCCGCCTGACCACCGCCGACGAGCTCGCCGACGCTGTGAGCTGA
- a CDS encoding ComF family protein, whose translation MDAGRWRALRGAAADLLLGSVCPGCREPGWGLCPRCRSALHGHRPALASTGTGPVTLACCPYDPLLSHLVTAHKDHGALGLAPELAGRLAVAVRALLRGSGWTGPVVLVPVPSAAAAVRRRGYDATATLARLAARRLRPVHTVTVRRLLVQRLGVRDQAGLGAAARSANLAGALRARRGPQRALPEGAVVVLVDDVVTTGSTLAEAARAVEAAGAVLLGAATVAAAADPRTARPARSGRRSSQAPAADLGGA comes from the coding sequence GTGGACGCAGGACGGTGGCGCGCCCTCCGCGGGGCGGCGGCGGACCTGCTGCTGGGCTCCGTCTGCCCGGGCTGCCGCGAGCCGGGCTGGGGGCTCTGCCCGCGCTGCCGGTCGGCGCTGCACGGCCACCGCCCGGCTCTGGCGTCGACGGGCACGGGCCCGGTGACCCTCGCCTGCTGTCCCTACGACCCGCTGCTCAGCCACCTCGTGACCGCGCACAAGGACCACGGGGCGCTGGGCCTGGCGCCGGAGCTGGCCGGGCGGCTGGCGGTGGCGGTGCGGGCCCTGCTGCGCGGCTCCGGTTGGACGGGGCCGGTCGTGCTCGTCCCGGTGCCCTCGGCGGCGGCGGCCGTGCGGCGCCGCGGCTACGACGCGACGGCCACGCTGGCCCGGCTGGCGGCCCGGCGGCTCCGGCCCGTGCACACCGTCACGGTCCGGCGGCTGCTCGTGCAGCGCCTCGGCGTCCGTGACCAGGCGGGCCTCGGGGCCGCCGCCCGCAGCGCCAACCTCGCCGGGGCGCTGCGGGCCCGCCGGGGGCCGCAACGGGCCCTGCCGGAGGGGGCGGTCGTCGTCCTCGTCGACGACGTGGTGACCACCGGGAGCACCCTGGCGGAGGCGGCCCGGGCCGTGGAGGCGGCCGGTGCGGTGCTGCTCGGGGCGGCCACGGTGGCGGCCGCCGCCGACCCGCGGACCGCCCGGCCCGCCCGGTCCGGGCGGCGCTCGAGCCAGGCTCCGGCCGCTGACCTGGGTGGAGCCTGA